A single Pantoea rwandensis DNA region contains:
- the hemN gene encoding oxygen-independent coproporphyrinogen III oxidase, producing MSSQQIEWDQRLIEKYNYAGPRYTSYPTALEFNENFGEASFQSAVERYPQRSLSLYVHIPFCHRLCYFCGCNKIVTRQLHKADRYLDVLEQEIRQRAPLFAGRRVTHLHWGGGTPTFLNQAQVSRLVALLRGHFDIADDVEMSIEVDPREIELEMIDHLRAEGFNRLSMGVQDFNKAVQERVNRVQDEETIFGLVERARARGFRSVSLDLIYGLPLQTPESFAFTLQRVIALNPDRLSVFNYAHMPTLFAAQRKIKDEELPGAEQKLKILQQTIGTLTDAGYQFIGMDHFAKPNDELAIAQRAGELHRNFQGYTTQGETELVGFGVSAISMLGDSYAQNQKELKAYYASVEQSGNALWRGLTLSDDDCLRRDVIKTLICNFSLDFAAIEAQWPITFEAYFAEDLALLAPLMADGLLEQRGRRLQVTGIGRLLIRNICMCFDRYLRQKARMQQFSRVI from the coding sequence ATGTCATCGCAGCAGATTGAATGGGACCAGCGGCTGATTGAAAAATACAATTACGCGGGTCCGCGTTACACCTCATACCCCACTGCGCTGGAGTTCAATGAGAACTTTGGCGAGGCCAGCTTCCAGTCTGCGGTTGAACGCTATCCTCAACGCTCCCTGTCGCTGTATGTCCATATTCCGTTCTGCCATCGCCTCTGCTACTTCTGCGGCTGCAATAAGATTGTGACGCGCCAGCTGCACAAGGCCGATCGCTATCTGGATGTGCTGGAGCAGGAAATTCGCCAGCGTGCGCCGCTGTTTGCCGGACGCCGCGTCACGCACTTGCACTGGGGCGGTGGTACGCCAACCTTTCTCAATCAAGCTCAGGTCAGCCGGCTGGTGGCGCTGCTGCGTGGCCATTTTGATATTGCTGATGATGTTGAGATGTCTATCGAGGTCGATCCACGCGAAATTGAGCTGGAGATGATCGATCATCTGCGTGCTGAAGGTTTCAATCGCCTGAGTATGGGTGTGCAGGACTTTAATAAAGCGGTGCAGGAGCGCGTCAACCGCGTGCAGGATGAAGAGACTATCTTTGGGCTGGTTGAACGTGCGCGTGCGCGAGGGTTCCGCTCAGTGAGCCTGGATCTGATTTACGGCCTGCCGCTGCAGACGCCCGAAAGCTTTGCCTTCACTTTACAGCGAGTCATCGCGCTTAATCCCGATCGTCTCAGCGTATTCAATTACGCGCACATGCCGACGCTGTTTGCTGCACAACGCAAAATCAAAGATGAAGAGCTACCTGGTGCGGAACAGAAGCTGAAAATCCTGCAGCAAACCATTGGCACCTTGACCGATGCAGGCTATCAGTTCATCGGGATGGACCACTTTGCTAAACCGAATGATGAGCTGGCCATCGCGCAGCGTGCGGGTGAACTGCACCGCAATTTTCAGGGGTACACCACGCAAGGCGAAACCGAGCTGGTGGGATTCGGTGTCTCGGCGATCAGTATGCTGGGAGACAGTTATGCGCAGAACCAAAAAGAGCTAAAGGCTTACTATGCTAGCGTAGAGCAGAGTGGGAACGCGCTATGGCGTGGTTTGACACTGAGTGACGATGACTGCCTGCGCCGTGATGTCATCAAGACGTTGATCTGCAATTTCTCATTAGATTTTGCGGCAATTGAAGCGCAATGGCCCATCACTTTTGAAGCCTATTTTGCGGAAGATTTAGCGTTACTGGCGCCATTGATGGCAGATGGCTTGCTGGAACAGCGTGGTCGTCGCCTGCAGGTCACAGGAATTGGGCGTTTACTGATTCGCAATATTTGCATGTGCTTTGATCGCTATCTGCGTCAAAAGGCTCGCATGCAGCAGTTCTCGCGGGTGATATAA